The sequence ATCTGGCGGCGCTACCGCGCAGTGTATGGCGGCTTGTTAACCGTCGCGGAAAAAGTGAGCGCCCACTCACGGGGAAGGAGCAGGCGATAGCGCAGTTAATCGCTGTGGAGGTACTGGACCTCGATGGTCTGCAGGCCCGGTTGTTCCAGCGTCTCGAAAGCCACCCGGATTACCGCCCCGAGACGGTGGATGCCTTGCGGGCCGAGCTGGCAGGTGATCCCGAGCAGGCCGCGCAGCGACTGCGGGAGGCGGTGGCGCGATGGGGGCTCAGTCAGGACAGCAGCCGCGATCTGCTGCTGTTTTTGGTGCTGGGATTGGCGGGGCGAGGACTGAGCGACAAAGTGCTGTTTGGCAGTGCCTCGCTGATCGGGATGTCGGCTGCCAGCTCGCTATACCTGTCTCAGCAGGGGTGGTTGGCGGCCTGGTGGGCGAGCTGGTTTGGTGTGCCGGGCTGGGTGACGCTGGGCGGCGCAGCCGCGGGGGTGGTCGGCGTGATGGCGCTGACGCCGGTGCTGGCGCCGTTTATTGAGTGTGGCTTTAACCGGCTGTGGCGTCGCCAGCGCCTGCATCGCTTGCTGGACGAAGTTCACCAGCAATTGCGTCCGCCATTGCGGGAGCACCTCTGGCAGTACGGCAGTTATCTGCAGTTCCTGCCTGACCTTTTGCAACTGCTGCGACAGTTGCGCTAAAACCACGTGCCCACACTGCATAAGGCAGCTACACTGCGCCAAACTGTGGAGAGCTGCCGTGACCGCCGAATCAATCATTACCGCGCCTGATCGCGAGCTGCTGTTTGATCAGATTGCCGATGAGCTGGAGTTACGCGGTTACGCGGTACTGCCTGTTGCACTCCCCGCAGAACTTGCCGAGCAATTACTGCTGCGCGTGATTGAGCTGGGCGATGGGGCCTTTAAGCCCGCCGGGGTGGGGCGTCAGTCTGACTATCAACAAAACCGCTTCGTGCGCAGCGATGAAATTCGCTGGTTTACCGCCGAAGACGCCGCGGAAGCGGCGTATCTGGAGTGGATGAATGCGCTGCGCGAGGGAATGAATCGCCGCCTGTTTCTGGGCTTGTTTGACTACGAGTGCCACTTTGCCCGCTATGCGCCGGGCAGCTTTTACCGCAAGCATGTGGATGCCTTTCGGGGCCGCAGCAATCGCGTTCTGTCGACGGTGTTCTACCTGAATCCGGGATGGACGGCGGCCGATGGGGGCCAGCTATTGATCTATGGCGACCGCGATGAGCTGATGGACAGTGTGATTCCGCTGATGGGAACGCTGGTGGTGTTTCTCAGTGAGAAAGTGCCTCATGAGGTGAGTGCGGCCAAGCGACTTCGCCACAGCATTGCTGGCTGGTTCAGGGTGAATGCCAGCCTCGGCCCGCACATCGACCCACCCGCTTAAATCCGGCGTAACACGCCCAGGCTGTTCACCCGCTCAAGCGGTTCAAATAACCCGGAGGCCAGCGCCAGCCGGTAAATGGCGATAGGCGCCTGCCCGCCTTCTTCGGGGGCCGTAAACAGGTCGTGAATGGCGAGAATGCCGCCGCGCTGAATGTGCATGGCCCAGCAGCGATAATCACTGAGGGCGGCCTCCAAGCTGTGACCGCCATCGATAAACACCATGGCCAGAGGCGTTTGCCAGTGCTTGGCGCAGACTTCCGACGGGGCGACCAGCGGGACAACCCATTCCTCAAAACCGGCGCGGCGTATATTGCGGCGAAATTCCGCAAGCGTGTCGAAGCGCGCCTCTTCGGCGTTGTACAGCTCCGGGTCGTGAAACATCTCGCCAAGCTGATGCTCTTCTGAACCGATATGGTGATCCACGGCGTATACCACAGCGGTAGCTGGCGCGGTGTCGCGACAGGCCTGAGCCAGATACAACGTGGATTTGCCGCAGTAGCTGCCCACCTCCAGCAGTGCGCCGTTGGCCGCTTGCTCGCAGCCATATCGGTACAGGGCGTCTGCCTCGTCGTCGGCGAGAAAGCCTTTTACTAGAGAAACATCAATGGGCAGAGAAACGGCCATGGGGGTCACCGGGAGTTGAAAGAGGCAAAACCTTAGCCAAACTGCGACGGCGGAGCAACTTACCATCCTGTCAGCTTTCCCGCAGCCGCGGCTTGCGCCATACTCGTCGCGGTCTTTTGCGTTCTGTTTACGATAAAAATTTGGGGAATATCATGCTTAAACTGTACGGTTTTGCGGTCAGCAATTACTTCAATATGGTCAAGCACAGCTTGCTGCACAAGGGCGTGGACTTCGACGAAGTCACTGTCTATCCGAATGCGGGAGCGGACTATCTGAGCAAGAGCCCCATGGGTAAGGTGCCCTGTATCGAGACGGAAAACGGCTGCTTGGCAGAAACCAGTGTGATTCTCGACTACCTGGAAGCCCGGTACCCGCAGCAGCCCCTGTATCCAGCCGACCCCTGGCAGCGCGCCAAATGTCTCGAGCTCATGAAAGTGGCTGAGTTGTATCTGGAACTGCCCGCGCGGCGCTTACTGCCAGTGGTGCTGGCTGGCGCTCCGGCTGACGAAAAAACCGTGGCAGAAGTCAAAGAGCTGATGGATAAAGGGATTGCCGCGGTCACGGCGTTGGCCCAGTTCAAGCCCTATGTTCTCGGCGACTCCCTGACCTTGGCGGATATTGTCTTGCGATACGCGATGGTCGTGGCTGATCTGGTGGGCGGCGCGGTCTTTCAGCGTGATATCGCGGCTGAAGTTGCGGGTATGGCAGAGTGGAAAGCGATGATGGCTTCGTCGCCAATCAGTCAGCAATTGGATGCCGATACCAACGACGCTATGGCGGCCTTTCTGGCAATGCTAAAAGGCAAATAAGCGTTGCGGGACGGCGCTCAGGCGCCGTCCATCTCAGCCTCGAGTACTTCCATTTCTTCCTGTAGTCCCAGCCAGCGTTCCTCAACGTCGTCGTTTTCACTGCGCAGTGAAGCCTGTTCGGCGAGCAGGGTTTTCAGTTTGTCCTTGTTCGCATCGCTGTACAGTTCGCTGTCGGCGAGGGTCTCTTCCAGCTTGGCGAGCTGGTCCTGCAACTGCTGCATGCGCTTGTCGAGTTTCTGAATCTCTTTGCGCAGCGGGGCAAGCTGGGCGCGCTTCGCTGCGGCGTCCTGACGGGCTTTCTTTTTGTCGACCGGGGCCTCGGCGGCGACACTGCCCTGCGGGCGCGCTCCGGCATCTTTGTTGCGCGCCAGCAGCCACAGGCGATAATCGTCCAGACTGCCGTCAAAGGCGTCGACGCGTCCATGATCCACTAATAGCAGTTCGTCTACGGTGTTGCGAAGCAGGTGACGGTCGTGAGACACCACGATCACCGCGCCCTCAAATTCCTGCAGGGCGGTCGTCAGGGCGTGGCACATTTCCAGGTCGAGATGGTTGGTGGGTTCGTCGAGCAGCAACATATTGGGTCGCTGCCAGACGATAATTGCCAGCGCCAGCCGAGCTTTCTCACCCCCTGAAAAGTGTCGGCAATGCCCCTCGGCGCGTTCGCCTCGGAAGTTGAAGCCGCCCAGGAAATTGCGAATATCCTGCTCCCGGGCCTCGGGGCGCAGGCGCTGCAATTGCAGGATCGGGCTGGCGTCCAGATCGAGAGATTCGAGCTGAT comes from Spongiibacter tropicus DSM 19543 and encodes:
- a CDS encoding 2OG-Fe(II) oxygenase; this encodes MTAESIITAPDRELLFDQIADELELRGYAVLPVALPAELAEQLLLRVIELGDGAFKPAGVGRQSDYQQNRFVRSDEIRWFTAEDAAEAAYLEWMNALREGMNRRLFLGLFDYECHFARYAPGSFYRKHVDAFRGRSNRVLSTVFYLNPGWTAADGGQLLIYGDRDELMDSVIPLMGTLVVFLSEKVPHEVSAAKRLRHSIAGWFRVNASLGPHIDPPA
- a CDS encoding class I SAM-dependent methyltransferase; translation: MAVSLPIDVSLVKGFLADDEADALYRYGCEQAANGALLEVGSYCGKSTLYLAQACRDTAPATAVVYAVDHHIGSEEHQLGEMFHDPELYNAEEARFDTLAEFRRNIRRAGFEEWVVPLVAPSEVCAKHWQTPLAMVFIDGGHSLEAALSDYRCWAMHIQRGGILAIHDLFTAPEEGGQAPIAIYRLALASGLFEPLERVNSLGVLRRI
- a CDS encoding glutathione S-transferase family protein, translating into MLKLYGFAVSNYFNMVKHSLLHKGVDFDEVTVYPNAGADYLSKSPMGKVPCIETENGCLAETSVILDYLEARYPQQPLYPADPWQRAKCLELMKVAELYLELPARRLLPVVLAGAPADEKTVAEVKELMDKGIAAVTALAQFKPYVLGDSLTLADIVLRYAMVVADLVGGAVFQRDIAAEVAGMAEWKAMMASSPISQQLDADTNDAMAAFLAMLKGK